A region of the Haematobia irritans isolate KBUSLIRL chromosome 5, ASM5000362v1, whole genome shotgun sequence genome:
GTGTATTGTCAATATAGTAACGAgctgaaattattttaatacttgaagaattttgaatttattattcCTTTTTGACCATCTAAAGGTATGTGCCCTTATTCATATCGCAGTGATACTTTTCTTCAATTATGAAAATCAATCCGATGTCCACAGTATGATAATGAACTACATCAACATGGTATTATCGGGTATATGTAGTGCCGCTGCTTTCGTGGAATCGGTCATTGTTGTGGAAATTGTAAGAGCAACTCAATAATCATTCAGATTTAAGCcaattactctctctctctctctctttaatTTCCCAGGTTGCGACAGTGTTCCTTTCGGGAATTGTAACGACTACAATCATTTGGATCTATGTGAAAGCATTTTGTTACTACACCTTAACTGCAATGGTAAGAAGAGAATTACATTCTGTTTTCGATCCGAAATATATCAATAGGAATTTCAGAGAAGATGTTTATTTTTCTATACCACCATAAATATATAagtaataatacaataaaaataatgtcATTATATCGTGACATGTACTCCGGTAGGCTAGATGTGATTCGTACAGTAACAGTCTCAAAATGCacataataaatgaaaaatgcattttcttaacaaaaaattatcaaagtGAAGGAAACGTGCACATATTGGGGGAATTTTCACTAAAATGTAGTATATTTCTCGAACTATAATAGAGTTAAACTGGCTTTGGTGTATGTATCTATGAAtgtctttaaaagaaatatattattataaatatctaaatatataacttaatttaattccttATTTTATATTTCATCTTTATAGATATTGAATGGTCTAATATCTGGAATTGCATTTCTACTTGTGCACCGTCTACGAAAAGTGGATTTAGTGAATAAAATTGCAGCCATCACATCGCCTGCAATGGTCCCTTTGAATCCTCTAAATCATTGCTGATAGATGATATCCTACAACAGAGGATACCGTGAACCAATGTTATTTTGCTGGACAATTGCCCTTCCAACTGCATCATTTTGACCATCTCTATGATGGTCTATACGATTCTGACGTCTCCATATTAAAATGCACAAAACGAAGGCATAGAATAACGTTAAGGACTACAATAAACacaagacattaaaaaaaataaaaataaaaataaaaaaatattgttacctCGGCAATTAACAAGGCCCAGTTGAACATTTGTTGTCTTCTTGTCATAATAGCATGTGATTTCCATTGGACTTCCAAACATCCACTTTGATTGAATTGTGCTATGTCGTTATCCTTGCTATAGCAACTGGATGGAATCGGCAAATGCTTGTAAGCGTAGTCCTGTGCATTGAATAGACCACAACACTTTAGCTAAAAGTAAgagaacatatatttttttaatatctacaaagaaaaaatgttccCGCACTtccaaataactttttaattggttcaattaaaaatttaatcaattttaaacaaaaaactcAATTATTCATTCAATTATTCATTGTATTATTGTGTATTTACTtagaatattgtttttaattatttatgtaattttcttgtaattttgtactttcataaattttttccgATTATAGTTATAGTAGGATTttgcttcagtaatgctggtgacatttctgaaggtttgaaagcttctctaagtggtttcactgcaatgtggaacgccgttcggactcggctataaaaaggagctcccttttcattgagcttaacatggaatcgggcagcactcagtgataagagagaagttcactaatgtgatatcacaatggactgaatagtctaagtgagcgtgatacatcgggctgccacctaacctacttcAGATTTGAATAAACATTTAGTGATCCAATGAATAATATGAAACTCATTATTTTCGCATATAacgttttattattttgtttttaatttgaaatatttttggtttcattgaaatattcattggaataattaattaattaaaatttaattaaaaatataaaaatattcaaacattttttaatggatttttaatttttaaatatgattAAAAATTCAAGAATGTTTTTTCTTGaacatattttggtgatattcttTTCTGTGTAAGGTAAGGTAGCGGTATATCCGCATATAGACACACTTTAACTGATGATATAGAAGTCGAAAAAATCGACTAACcgacctacacgcaaagaaaaaaataagttttggaAAACGGGTATCACAAGTTATCttacagttttttttaatatcttcaAAAACTTCAAACTTTTAAcaccaaaacaattttttgttacaaatttttatttttgcattaaaaataaacttttttatatcgaaatcatagcccatttcgtttatatcaggcGCTTAAATAAGAACCATTTTGAGGTTTTGTACACCgaataaaaataaactgttttacaggaagaatgaactacctcgtgcgaaaatttaactaaactgtacaccgcattttgagatttccacaaaacgttgttaaagccaggaaaatgtaatgtcctgttgtactttttaactacactgttagaaaaatatgtttttcatatgttccgatataaacaaaatgtgtttcgggcacaatttttaaacacaatacatttaagtacaaacatttaatgttcctaaactaacacaaaatgtttgggacacatatgttagtatgttagaatatattatgtttggggcatgaatattttataaaaataatatgtgtgaatgtaaacatatataaatttacaaacttcgagtaaacatatatatgttgggatactttattcagagagcgacagagagagagttagtatagagaaagaaatagagatggaaaccgggagggttgaataaaaagatatcatcaTAAcagagcgagagaatgaaatgagagcaatttctgggaAACCGCTTgtttgttgtttcggaaaactgtttcatgataaggccaaaaatgtaatatgcttaagtctaaatattatttaattagaatattagaatgaatattcggaaccaagagaatagacatttgaaaaaaaaaaacagcatatttgtattacagaaaaagatgcgaagaactcaaaaatttcgtggaagtgaaaattacgtgagggaatgagcacaatcttctttggggaattcttccaagcataaactatttttggactcaaaatgcttccaaacatataatatgctcacataaaacgaacatattaatgtttcggcagtatccaataatatatgtgcttcctgcaaaatatgtttagaagcgattttttttttgagggtgtacagctCACGAAAatgcatcctctcatagaagaaaaaatgaactaaaagtaaagaagaaaatcaggaCGCTGACATAGGTGATACTCGAAAATCACCTTATGTTTTACACACAAAAGCCGTTATCTAATTTCACTGCGAAATGCGAATATAGTATTGTCCTTTTTTAGAATTCACttcttggtggagggtacataaacatTTGCCCTGTCGAGCTTTGTTACAttcgtacttttttctattttcttctGGTTATTAATACCTACTTGCATTTGGATATTGTCCATAGCCTTGGGATCTGTTCCAACATTTCGCCAAGCAACCTCCAGTTCTTGTAATGAGTGGAAGTAAATTCCATGCGGCTGAAATGAGCGCAACTGGAGGCATTGCAAGATCAACAGTGAAAGCATAAATATTGAATACTGCAAAATTAAAGTAGAAATCGATCAATTAATATGCAGATTTAACaatatacagattttttttattatgtatacCAATAATAATTGTAGGTAAaaactgcaaacaaaaaatagttattttctcccaaacgaagatttagacaaaaatgaagtacaaaattttccaaattttgaatttgcgaTCAtaagtttttgaaataaaatttatgttaaatttttacCTTCACCATGtcatattttcttaaacaatagaaaaaatattatttttaatgatttttgttttttcaattcgataaaaattataaacttatttgtatcattactaaaatattttagtttaaattttctaaaattaacctacattttctttgatGGTAGGTTCACTTATTTTCTGggtgtttggaagaaaagtaaagaaacatttactaaaaggacaaaacgactttattgaaaagtttatcgatttttggacaccgaaaaaaactatatatcagagaaatgcgtcttctataataggcaaaatttgcatttttattttaaggacatgattatgtttttttttcagtgtatgctatATGTAATTTTCATGACCTGTGTCCTTCCAACTGGGTTTTGTTCGCAATTTAAATTTCGATTTCTCGAAGACTTACGATAACATTTACTCCAAGAACTTCACTACAGATGCCATAACAGCCAACAACTGCTGTCATAACCAAAAGTCCACATAACAGCATTCCAAGAATAAAACATGCATGGCTATCAGTTCCCGGTGTCGAATTTTTAATACCCAATACATCAATTACTAAGGTAGCTAAGCCAatgatctgaaaaaaaaaaaatacaaaatattggaTAGTAGTAACTTGACCTTTGGAGAGCGAAGAGATTTAAGAGAAGTTAGAGTCAATCGCAGTGCGTCAACGAAAATCAAATTCCCTTTCATGCATTACCAACAGCAAAGTCAACATAAACTTAAGGATTATCACATTACCTTCTGCTGATAGCTGATATATCAACCACAGGAAAcggcgttatttaaaagaatctTTTTGATCGTTTGACTCAGTTATTATGTTAAGGACAGCGTTgtgtggacggtatgattcaaaAACACAGATGCCCTCGTTGAAGGTTGAGCGTTACTGACTAGTTGGTCTATACAATAGCTAACTGGATTCCAAATTTCTTGGAGTTATAGTATCGGTCAAGAAATCTGAATTTACTTGGTCATCATTTAGCTAAATCGGGAAGGAAATAGTTCAAATGAAAATGCAAAGGGCACATACCTCACACAATTTCGCCTTGTATGTTCAAAATACAATAGTCCAACTGTCCAACCAACTTAAGCAAAGGGGTCGAtgaaattatatatggcccaatCAGAGAGACTGCTGTGACGATGGTGAAGTCTTGAAGGTAGTACCGTTACTACAgataaatttcaacttaagGGATAATACTGCACAAGCAAATGATAATGAAATGAGAGTACACTACTATCTATGTTcttttacaaaaagaaaaaatgttttggctttCGACCTTTTCGTCACAATGGCCCATGGTGAGAATTGGAATGAGAATGACAATAAGAATTCAATtcattagatatttttttctttgaatggTATGCAAACAGCAGCGTATATTGCACTTCCTTATAAATTGATTGATAAGAGGCATACGACGATGATGTGATACTAGCAGCCAGAGGGATATTCCCAGATGCAATTATAGATATCTTACAGAGATCTTAAGCCCTGCATCGCGGGGACAGAAAACTCGTATTTATACTTAGAATTGAAGAGAAGACCGTAGGCGTTGTACAAGACAATAAATATGCTGCGATTAGACCAATAATTCGTAATGGTAATCTTATCTGGTGGTCGGCACAATAGGGTTGTAAAAGACGGGCGATTAATTGCATAAAAACCTCAATTTAAACATACCACACAAATGATattgaaaccaaaaacaaatccTTTAACTGTATTAAATAAAGCTcccattttattatgtattacaAAGGTACACACTTTAAAAATTCCAAACTGTCCAATTGAATATCAAAAAACGAAAGAAACCCAAACGATCTTTGCTTGTGAATAAACCTGCCTTAAATGCAGCTTTCAAGATAATACTGCACAAGCAAATGATAATGAAATGAGAATACCTACTACTATCTATGTTCttcaacaaaaagaaaaaatgttttgactTTCGACCTTTTCGTCATAATGGCCCATGGTGAGAATTGCAATGAGAATGACAATAAGAATTCAGTTCAttagatatttttgttttctttctttattaaaatacaaaatacttaaaattaTGATGGTATACTAAGCAGGATTATTAAAATGTAATTGTTCGTTTTGCTAAAATATTACAATTAAGTTTAAAAaggaaattaacaaaatttgttatataagcaaaacaattatttacaaaattcatTTCTTAAATAGTAATTAcaaaattggtaaaaaatatgttaatgttTTATCGATTTGTTCACATATCATTTATtatgaatttttcaaatttgagaTCTGATTTTGTATATTAGTTTTTATCAATCGGAATATAAAGTGATAatagtacaccgaaaaaatatcaacaatatttttcaattaaaaattgtcacTTCTAAATGGAAGGAAATTTGGAAGATCAAGGAAATTAGCACACATAAACCTTATTTTATATTTctctttttggcaaaaaaaatacGACAGACAAATTCAACTTTCAGATGCTtaactttacagactatcagttattccgcacGACAGTGCtcctgtcgaacatatcccatatattgtgcacattataaattaagtccgaaggcataatcgatactgctgcatgtttatgggatcgataacacatttaccgattatttagtcatcgccgacaagtcgtatcgattcgacacagtgtaagattctttacaaacaccgacattccgtccggaatagctgatagtctgtaaagcgcataagaagTAATATCTATGGGActgcatcgaaaaattgaaaatatatagaacgTATTCAGCTCATATTTTAGAAATAGTTTTGCATatcatataaacaattttacttCGATGCGGTCGaaaagtaaaacttttacttcttccaatttttaccaaatcggacaaaaaattATCATACAGGTATCAAAAACACGTAAAATTGGAATGGATATATAAGGGGGTTTTATCGAAATATATgcagatatacaattttcaaaaactaaTTTGACTACAGACAAAAAACCAATATGtgtcaaatttcagcaagacaaATCCCGTTGCCTTGTTCACGAGGCAACGCTGCGAACTCCTCACCCACCAGCACCTGATAAAGTGCAGTGAAGTAAATCATACCATCCCAAGGAGGCCTCTCCTACTTGATTTCAGAATGGACAAATAATCAATCAATCACCTTCACCTGACCGGCAAAAACATTAGGAGGCATGGGAGGTGACGCTTTCAACAGCAATTCAGAAGGAAATGTCTTTCTATCAGTGCAGCATTTACTGGGAGGAAGCTCACCAGCTGTCGATGACAAATGGTCTGGTATAATCAGGTAATAGTTGCCTTTCACTTCTGAACTCAgtaatgaaaaatgttattacaGCAGATAGCCAAACAGACGTACATCGAtacatcgacttagaatttcactctGGGCGTTAATAATGGGAAACTTAATAATTGAATTATGGTAGAGGATGTAACTAGAAGACTTAAAGAATATGCATCTTTTTATGGTTTCATTATTCCGAAATATAGTAATAAACAAATATACAATAACAGatctaaaataaaaagtaaatacaTCTGATAAAACatatctaaaaatattaaacttaaaaaacacatattaagtacaaaatctattaaaatcctctatattaaaaaaagaagaaattaaaattttttaagtcaGATTTTTTCTGTTTCGAATTGGCACAAGTTAATAAATAATACATGACATAAAGGTTTAATGTAGAGGAACAAATTACGCTTCAACATTACATTATAATAActgtttaaaattcaatttcagaTAATTTACGATTAATGAAAACTATACAATAATTTTCAAATGCTATCagattaaaattcaaaatatactTTCATTAAAAATTGGGTATTGGTGGTGGTAGTGGTATACGGAATATGTTTATATGCGGTGgaagtgttttttgttttatactttgTGGAAacgtttttattgttatttcctAGACTACTGTAGAAACGCAAATATACACGAATTGTTGTAAAACTATTTGTTAGATTACATCCATTGATGTTAGTATAAATGGATGCATGTTATTTACGAATTAAAAATATCACATTTAGTATTCGTCGGTGtttcgcaaaatttcttatatatctataggtgtaaaattaatttttgttgttttttttttacaaataacttCATCGCATCCTaaagttaatattttaattgtttgaTATTAATTGCATTTGTTCCTAAAAATTGATCTCACTATGTATGAAATAAAAAGTGTAGTTTTTACACATGCGACTATTTTTAGAGTCTCCATGGCAGTGGTACAAAACCCCATTTTTGTGTTATGTCTTTAAAGTTACATTCGATGGCCACCACGACTTTCTCCGACTTCTGCGTTCGCGCAGATAAAGCGGCTTTCAGTGTTAGGCATAGTTTATTATCTCTATGGCTGATGTGTtgagtctgaaattgaaaagaaaagtaaataccattccattaaaataaaaattctacaatTAATAACAGGCATGATAGACTATAAGTTCGGTCGGTTCGAAGATCATTGGGTTTAATTCATAGCTTTACAAtatctttaataatttaaatactgGGATAAAATTCGAATATGTCAGTTGACAACGGTTCAGTTaggttaaaaaaatatgtttaggtTTGGTTGTAactaacaaaatataaatattggAGGTATTTTACAATGTTAAAATCAATGTATTATAAATAAGACTTATATTTGCTTAAATAACCgcatttttctcaaattaaggTATAACAGCAAAACAAATGTTTGCTAATCGTATTCGATAGCCTTTAAGAAAGTTGAAGAGTTGGGAAAAAGCATATAACTATTATCGGTTCTCCAAATTGCGTTGGATTACATGTTAAATCTTGGCAATTTTACAAATACCAAGAATGCCAATATATTAATAAGCAGTCACAGTCTGCTGATTTTTGTATTCGTTGTTGAGTGTAAGACCCGAAATTACAAATTAAAGGCGAATCGGAAAAGTTACtgcttctaaagggtgatacggtcaaaatttggtcaagggaaaacgcgtgtaaatcggtgaaatcgtttatttaaaaaatcaaattaaatttctttttcaagttcaattagtataaaattcaggaaaaatattcagttaggctttcgcttttccaaatccgaattgccgggcctcacgcttgacacctgccatcagattttgtacagccaccttgtccaccttcttcgccgcagaaatccagtttgccttgaactgctgctcgtccttagcattttttttggtcttctttaagttccgcttgacaatagcccagtatttctcaattgggcggagctctggcgtgttgggagggttcttgtccttgggaaccacctgcacgttgttggcggcgtaccactccatggcctttttaccgtaatggcaagatgccaaatccggccaaaacagtacggaacaaccgtgtttcttcaggaaaggcagcagacgtttattcaaacactctttcacgtaaatttcttggttgacagtcccggaagctatgaaaatgatgcttttcaagccacaggtacagatggcttgccaaaccagatatttctttgcgaactttgacagttttatgggcTTGAaattatctgctacctttccctttccttttgccgtataaaactcctgtcccggaagctgcttgtagtcggctttgacgtaggtttcgtcgtccattaccacgcagtcaaacttcgtcagcattcgtcagcatcgtcggagagagaggttagggtttcgcttgaaactaccggcaactctctttgtcgtcccagcggcttccggttttcgatttccccccgatccagacttcctggctgtcaacagacattccccaaacactttaattacat
Encoded here:
- the LOC142238777 gene encoding uncharacterized protein LOC142238777, with amino-acid sequence MIFSNETIKLILIIVNCFNIVCALIHIAVILFFNYENQSDVHSMIMNYINMVLSGICSAAAFVESVIVVEIVATVFLSGIVTTTIIWIYVKAFCYYTLTAMILNGLISGIAFLLVHRLRKVDLVNKIAAITSPAMVPLNPLNHC
- the Tsp42Ep gene encoding tetraspanin 42Ep; this translates as MGALFNTVKGFVFGFNIICVIIGLATLVIDVLGIKNSTPGTDSHACFILGMLLCGLLVMTAVVGCYGICSEVLGVNVIYSIFMLSLLILQCLQLRSFQPHGIYFHSLQELEVAWRNVGTDPKAMDNIQMQLKCCGLFNAQDYAYKHLPIPSSCYSKDNDIAQFNQSGCLEVQWKSHAIMTRRQQMFNWALLIAESLTLFYAFVLCILIWRRQNRIDHHRDGQNDAVGRAIVQQNNIGSRYPLL